The stretch of DNA ACGCAGATAATTGCGTTGCCAGAGTGTTGTCAATAACATTGTCGTCATATTTTATTATCAATCCCGCAATTAGGGTTGGGTTAAGGTTAATTTTCATTAATACCTTTTTATTAAAATATTTCTCAAGTGCCAGAGTTAATTGTTGAACTTCCGCTTGGCTTAGCTCCGCTGCGGTGTCAATCTCAACATGCTTAATGTCCTGGCGGTCATATATATACTCAATTATTTTATCAAGCATCAACGGTAACAGGTTAATACGTTTTTTTGTTATCAGTAAATGCAAGAA from Elusimicrobiota bacterium encodes:
- the atpH gene encoding ATP synthase F1 subunit delta gives rise to the protein MEETILSQRYAHGFVNTIKTPAELISTMNECAEIKALWSSSDELNTALNHPAISITEKKALLFAVLSPAIDKRILSFLHLLITKKRINLLPLMLDKIIEYIYDRQDIKHVEIDTAAELSQAEVQQLTLALEKYFNKKVLMKINLNPTLIAGLIIKYDDNVIDNTLATQLSALHRVLVKQR